The Alphaproteobacteria bacterium genome includes a window with the following:
- a CDS encoding ABC transporter substrate-binding protein translates to MTLVLPGRRAILAGAAALLAAPSVVRGQAKPKVTYAYLLDPAYDAVVWAIRNGKVRSDLIDVEATGMNIPTLLQVTATRQYDVVMTAVIGVPAALSRGLDLRILSAALHASANGEGGGVWVNKDSALKDPAALKGKTLGSYGLRATGYMFVREALNKKFGLNMALEGGDVRQVEIAAPNLPASLSTNRVDAATLIHSQAFRARSSGEYVNICETGSILNEIHGRLVSAVNVGYADRLAARTAEFREFNRMLKASIDYAMANRKEVFTAVGTQANIDPAFFDWWFDRTTDVPAIFGPAQAQAVTRAWEIGLRFGMIQGAPAVESVTWDQTLRG, encoded by the coding sequence CCGCGCAATTCTCGCCGGTGCCGCCGCCCTGCTCGCCGCCCCCTCGGTCGTGCGCGGCCAAGCGAAGCCCAAAGTCACCTATGCCTATCTGCTCGATCCCGCCTACGACGCCGTCGTCTGGGCGATCCGCAACGGCAAGGTGCGCTCCGACCTGATCGACGTCGAAGCGACGGGCATGAACATCCCCACGCTGCTGCAGGTCACCGCGACGCGCCAATACGACGTCGTGATGACCGCCGTGATCGGCGTGCCGGCGGCGCTGTCGCGCGGTCTGGATCTGCGCATCCTGTCGGCGGCGTTGCACGCTTCGGCCAACGGCGAAGGCGGCGGCGTTTGGGTCAACAAGGATTCCGCGCTGAAGGACCCCGCGGCGTTGAAGGGCAAGACGCTCGGTTCCTACGGCCTGCGCGCAACCGGCTATATGTTCGTGCGCGAAGCGCTGAACAAGAAATTCGGCCTCAACATGGCGCTGGAAGGCGGCGACGTCCGCCAGGTCGAAATCGCCGCCCCCAACCTGCCCGCCTCGCTGTCGACCAATCGCGTCGACGCCGCCACGCTAATCCATTCCCAGGCGTTCCGCGCGCGCAGCTCGGGCGAATACGTCAATATCTGCGAGACCGGCTCGATCCTGAACGAGATCCATGGCCGCCTCGTCTCGGCCGTCAATGTCGGTTACGCCGACCGCTTGGCCGCGCGCACGGCGGAATTCCGCGAATTCAACCGCATGCTCAAAGCGTCGATCGACTACGCGATGGCCAATCGCAAGGAAGTGTTCACCGCCGTCGGCACGCAAGCGAATATCGATCCCGCGTTCTTCGATTGGTGGTTCGATCGCACGACCGACGTGCCCGCGATCTTCGGGCCCGCCCAAGCACAGGCCGTGACCCGCGCGTGGGAAATCGGCCTGCGCTTCGGCATGATCCAAGGCGCGCCCGCGGTCGAATCCGTGACCTGGGACCAGACGTTGCGCGGCTAA
- a CDS encoding ABC transporter permease subunit, which produces MRADSTQVKAAFAALFLALVAGGWYAASARLPPYMMPPPDAVLRAATRFFTSAREIGHLKATLFNVGLSIAIAFVLGSALALLCHYARFAGPTIHGRFSPFLNAFPGIGWTLLAAIWFGVSTTSVVFAITVVLLPFALINLREGLNALDGEIDEMARSFGRSGIRQFLFIVVPALFPFAIATLRIMFGVAWKVTLTAELFGGGEGLGYLINLARQEYDTEIIFAVVLTIVVAVYLADRFIFAPLEFATSRHFGRQGKRR; this is translated from the coding sequence TTGCGCGCGGACTCAACGCAAGTTAAGGCGGCCTTCGCGGCGCTGTTCCTCGCCCTTGTGGCCGGGGGCTGGTACGCCGCGTCGGCACGCCTGCCGCCTTATATGATGCCGCCGCCCGACGCGGTGCTGCGCGCGGCGACGCGCTTCTTCACCTCCGCGCGCGAAATCGGGCATCTGAAGGCGACATTGTTCAATGTCGGCCTTTCGATCGCCATCGCCTTCGTGCTCGGCTCGGCGCTCGCCTTGCTGTGCCACTACGCGCGTTTCGCGGGCCCCACGATCCACGGGCGCTTCAGCCCGTTCCTCAACGCCTTTCCCGGCATCGGCTGGACGCTGCTCGCCGCGATTTGGTTCGGTGTCTCTACGACATCGGTCGTGTTCGCGATCACCGTGGTGCTGCTGCCTTTCGCGCTGATCAATCTGCGCGAAGGCTTGAACGCGCTCGACGGCGAGATCGACGAAATGGCGCGTAGTTTCGGGCGCAGCGGCATCCGCCAGTTTTTGTTTATCGTCGTGCCCGCGCTGTTTCCTTTCGCCATCGCCACGCTGCGCATCATGTTCGGCGTCGCCTGGAAAGTGACGCTGACGGCGGAGTTGTTCGGCGGCGGCGAAGGTCTCGGCTATCTGATCAATCTCGCGCGCCAGGAATACGACACGGAGATCATCTTCGCGGTCGTGTTGACGATCGTGGTCGCGGTCTATCTCGCCGATCGCTTCATCTTCGCGCCGCTGGAATTCGCCACGTCGCGCCATTTCGGCCGGCAAGGAAAGCGGCGATGA